CTGATGCGGCGGGCCCCTCGGCTTCGGCGGTGCGCCGGCCCGCCAGGAACCACAGCAGTGGTCCGAGAAACGGTGCGCAGAACGCGAACACGATCCAGACGAGTCTCATGCCGCCGGTCAGCGGGCTACGGAGGATGCTGACGAGCGCGGCCACGAAAAAGATCAAGGGGATCAGGCACAGCGCCCCGATTCCCACGGCCGCGGCGATGTGCGCCCCGTCGGTTGCGGCCAGTTCGGTGGGGAAGTTCATCGGTACCTCTCTCGGGTTCTCCTCGGTCCGCGGTCACCACCTGGACCAAGACACGGTCAGACACGGTTTCAGATGGTCGTGTGGTTTCGGCCCAGCTAAGGGGGGCTGCTGCAATGGCCGAGCGCCGTACAACAGCGGTGGGCGTCCTCCGCGCGAGTGATCATGGCCGGGAGATACCCCGCCGCCGCGAGCCCCAACCGGGTGACTGTCCACGAGGCCCGCGCGGGGCCGGGTGGCTGACTCGCCGGACCCCTCCGGGCACCGCGTCCGCACCGCCGTGACCATCGCCGACAAGCTGCACCAGCTGCTCGCCGCGCTGGTCGAAACGAGAGCGGCGGCTTCCGGCCCGTCGGCGGGCTCGCCATGAAGGTTGACAAGCCGCACGCCCTCGCGTCGGCCACAACACCGTGGAAGACGCTGAGGAGCGCGAGAACCAGTGAGCACCGCGTAGGGCCGGGGCGCCAGCCGCGCCGGCGGCGTGACCTGCGCCGGCTCGTCTTGGCCTGAAGCGCTGTCGTGAGCTCGCCGGGGCGAGATCTCGGCCCACATCTTGGGGCGGGCGAGGGTAGCAACGATCGGCCTGTACGGCCGGAAGCACACCCGGACGTCGTGGATCCACACGGCGTTGAGGTCATCGACCAGGTCTAGACCGGGCGAAAGCTGACCGGGATCGACGGTGCCGGTGTCGGGCTTCTCCGCGAAAGCGATCAGCGCGCGTACGACTCGTGTGCCAATGGCCCGCCGCGCCGGTCGAATTCGATGTGGCCGTCGAGGGTGCGCCAGTGGACTCGTTCGACAGCGCCTTCGAGCGCTCGGCTCGCCCGAATGGCGAGCTCAACCGCCCCGAGGGCGATCACCGACCGATAGGCGCGTCGGTGCGCGTCGAGGACCGGGGACCATGGTGACCGCCAGTTCGGCCGATATCTCGGGATGTCTCCACTTCAACCGCCGAAGGCTGGGCTTTTCTCCTGGACCGTTCTTGTGCCAGTAGGTCACGCGGCGCCGTTCGTTGACGAGACCGGCCGAGTTTTCGTGGATGTCCCA
The sequence above is a segment of the Amycolatopsis sp. 2-15 genome. Coding sequences within it:
- a CDS encoding PLD nuclease N-terminal domain-containing protein; translated protein: MNFPTELAATDGAHIAAAVGIGALCLIPLIFFVAALVSILRSPLTGGMRLVWIVFAFCAPFLGPLLWFLAGRRTAEAEGPAASAG